A single genomic interval of Bacteroidota bacterium harbors:
- the pfkA gene encoding 6-phosphofructokinase — translation MKKIAVFTSGGDAPGMNACIRAVVRTAVFHKLEITGIKHGYDGMINEEFISMNAKSVSGIIQRGGTILKTARSAEFMTKQGMKKAMQNLEKNNIDGVVAIGGDGTFRGALEFSRICSIPFVGCPGTIDNDLIGTDFTIGYDTAINTVVEAVDKIRDTAESHDRLFFVEVMGRDAGLIALRSGIGSGAEAILISEAKTAFEKLIQHLKEGRKDKASKIVIVSEQKGTGSVLKIAERVKKEIPFYDIRVSVLGHIQRGGNPTCMDRVNSSRMGFSAVEALLGGKKGMMIGIINNKIVYTPFENAVKHINEVHPDLQRMMRILAL, via the coding sequence ATGAAAAAAATTGCCGTATTCACATCAGGGGGCGATGCACCGGGAATGAACGCCTGCATTCGCGCAGTGGTGCGCACTGCCGTATTTCACAAACTTGAAATCACTGGCATCAAGCACGGCTATGACGGAATGATTAATGAAGAATTCATTTCCATGAACGCGAAATCTGTTTCAGGAATTATTCAGCGCGGAGGAACGATTTTGAAAACAGCAAGAAGCGCAGAGTTCATGACGAAGCAAGGAATGAAGAAAGCGATGCAGAATCTTGAAAAAAATAATATTGATGGCGTTGTGGCGATTGGGGGTGATGGAACATTTCGCGGAGCGCTGGAGTTCAGCAGAATTTGTTCAATTCCATTTGTTGGTTGCCCAGGAACAATTGATAATGATTTAATCGGAACGGATTTTACGATTGGATATGACACTGCGATAAACACAGTGGTGGAAGCCGTTGACAAAATCCGCGACACAGCAGAAAGCCACGATAGATTATTTTTTGTGGAAGTGATGGGAAGAGATGCAGGGCTCATCGCGTTGAGAAGCGGCATTGGTTCAGGAGCTGAAGCGATATTAATTTCAGAAGCGAAAACTGCTTTTGAAAAACTCATTCAGCATCTGAAAGAGGGAAGAAAAGACAAAGCGTCAAAGATTGTCATCGTATCCGAACAAAAAGGTACAGGAAGCGTTTTGAAGATTGCAGAAAGAGTAAAAAAAGAAATTCCTTTCTATGACATCCGCGTTTCCGTGCTCGGGCACATTCAGCGCGGAGGAAATCCTACCTGCATGGACCGAGTGAATTCATCGCGCATGGGGTTTTCTGCTGTGGAAGCATTGCTGGGTGGCAAAAAAGGAATGATGATTGGAATCATCAATAACAAAATTGTTTACACGCCTTTTGAAAACGCGGTGAAGCACATCAATGAAGTTCATCCTGATTTGCAAAGGATGATGAGGATTCTGGCGCTGTAA